In one Candidatus Woesearchaeota archaeon B3_Woes genomic region, the following are encoded:
- a CDS encoding GTP-binding protein, whose translation MGGKKKVKVGKRKEVQVVERKKSNLPEQIQELEKEISKTKVNKSTERAVGLLKGKLALLKGKNLKRSAKGKGGDDRFSVRKTGDGTVVLLGFPSVGKSTLLNKLTNAKSDIGAYAFTTLSAVPGLMKYKYAQIQIIDVPGVVGGAASGKGRGKEVLTMLRNADLVMILVEAQNLHQYKSLLKEVYDADIRLDQKKPDVVITKKERGGISVSSLVKLTKINKKTIEDIMKMFKMINVDILFREDITLDQFIDVLENNKIYTKSLNVITKIDLVNKLTLKSISEKIKPCVVVSAETGKGIGDLREAIYQKLDLIRIFLKEVGKKPDMEEPLIMFKSCSIRDICEKLHKDFVSNFRFARVWGKSAKFDGQKYNKMDKNLEDKDVLELHIR comes from the coding sequence ATGGGAGGCAAGAAGAAGGTTAAGGTTGGAAAGAGAAAGGAAGTTCAGGTAGTTGAAAGAAAAAAGAGCAATTTACCAGAGCAGATCCAAGAGCTTGAAAAAGAGATTAGTAAAACTAAAGTTAATAAGAGTACAGAGCGTGCTGTAGGACTTTTGAAAGGGAAATTAGCTTTGTTAAAAGGCAAAAATTTAAAACGTTCTGCTAAGGGAAAAGGAGGGGATGATAGATTTAGTGTTAGAAAAACAGGAGATGGAACTGTTGTATTATTAGGATTCCCTTCTGTTGGAAAATCAACTCTATTGAATAAACTAACAAATGCTAAATCAGATATTGGAGCGTATGCTTTTACAACACTTTCTGCTGTTCCTGGTTTGATGAAATATAAATATGCTCAGATCCAAATTATTGATGTTCCTGGTGTTGTTGGTGGAGCTGCTTCTGGTAAGGGGCGTGGAAAAGAGGTTTTAACAATGCTTCGTAATGCGGATTTGGTAATGATTTTAGTTGAAGCACAGAATCTTCACCAATATAAATCATTGTTAAAAGAAGTTTATGATGCAGATATTAGATTAGATCAAAAAAAACCAGACGTTGTTATCACAAAAAAAGAAAGAGGAGGAATTAGTGTGAGTTCTTTAGTTAAATTAACTAAAATTAATAAGAAAACAATTGAAGATATTATGAAAATGTTTAAGATGATTAATGTTGACATTTTATTTAGGGAAGATATAACTTTAGATCAGTTTATTGATGTTTTGGAGAATAATAAAATATATACAAAATCATTAAATGTTATTACAAAAATAGATTTGGTCAATAAATTAACTCTCAAATCAATTTCTGAAAAGATTAAACCTTGTGTGGTGGTTTCTGCTGAAACAGGTAAAGGTATTGGGGATTTAAGAGAAGCTATTTATCAAAAACTTGATTTGATAAGAATTTTTTTAAAAGAGGTTGGGAAAAAACCAGATATGGAAGAACCCTTGATTATGTTTAAATCCTGTAGTATTAGAGATATTTGCGAAAAATTGCACAAGGATTTTGTTAGTAATTTTAGATTTGCACGTGTTTGGGGGAAATCTGCTAAGTTTGACGGTCAAAAATACAATAAAATGGATAAAAATTTGGAAGATAAGGATGTTTTGGAGTTGCATATAAGATAA
- a CDS encoding prefoldin subunit beta — protein sequence MAEEGQEEKIEQLQLLEQNLQSFLVQKQQFQMQLSEVTSALENIKDSNKTYKIVANVMIDAKKEDLEKDLNQKKEMLEIRLKNLEKQETSIRDKSQKLQKEVLGAMK from the coding sequence ATGGCCGAAGAAGGACAAGAAGAAAAAATTGAACAGTTACAATTACTAGAACAAAATTTACAATCCTTTCTTGTACAAAAGCAACAATTTCAGATGCAATTAAGCGAAGTAACATCTGCTTTAGAAAATATAAAAGATTCTAATAAGACTTATAAAATTGTAGCTAATGTGATGATTGACGCAAAAAAAGAGGATTTAGAAAAAGATCTAAATCAAAAAAAAGAGATGCTAGAGATAAGACTAAAAAACCTAGAAAAACAAGAGACAAGTATAAGAGATAAATCTCAGAAATTACAGAAAGAAGTTTTAGGTGCAATGAAATAA
- a CDS encoding DNA-directed RNA polymerase subunit P, producing MIKYKCFDCNKKVSLTGKRIRCPYCGSKMLFKPRTTTTKVKAR from the coding sequence ATGATAAAGTATAAATGTTTTGATTGTAATAAGAAAGTATCTTTAACAGGCAAAAGGATAAGGTGTCCTTATTGTGGAAGTAAAATGTTGTTTAAGCCAAGAACAACAACAACAAAGGTTAAAGCAAGATAA
- a CDS encoding 50S ribosomal protein L37ae, protein MAAKKQKRKKSSTKRFGPRYGRRLKEKVAEIESGHRGRHICPYCSKKNVRREAAGIWFCKSCKVKFAGRAYSIGKKRTVKEEEKVIKSEEKPSDSKEDKK, encoded by the coding sequence ATGGCAGCAAAAAAACAAAAACGGAAAAAATCATCGACTAAAAGATTTGGTCCTAGGTATGGTAGACGTTTAAAAGAAAAGGTTGCTGAGATAGAGTCAGGACATAGAGGAAGACACATCTGTCCTTATTGTAGCAAAAAAAATGTCAGAAGAGAAGCAGCAGGAATCTGGTTTTGCAAATCATGTAAAGTTAAATTTGCAGGAAGAGCTTATTCTATTGGAAAAAAGAGAACAGTTAAAGAAGAAGAAAAAGTTATTAAATCAGAAGAAAAACCATCAGATAGTAAAGAGGATAAAAAATGA
- the prf1 gene encoding peptide chain release factor 1, translating into MTLTEKQKHDLKKFVKELEQHRGRHTELVSVYVPSGYDIIKIIQHLEQERGTASNIKSAATRKNVITALEKMIQHLRLFKKTPDNGLAVFAGNVSEREGQEDFEVWSVEPPELLKTRIYRCDKEFQLELLRDMMDVKEVYGLVILDRRDANIAYLKGKTIVPLKSTHSEVPGKTKAGGQSAARFERLRDGAAKEHFKKVAEYVKEQFLDNKNLKGIIVGGPGPTKHDWVDGGYLTDQLKQKIIAVKDLGYTGDFGLQELVDKSQDVLANEELVSEKKIMQRFLDLLAKKPNIISYGEKEVMEFLKTGVVEIILLSEKLDDKKIEEFEEEANKVGTEVNIISTETREGVQLKELGKVAAILRYEQHQ; encoded by the coding sequence ATGACACTAACAGAAAAACAAAAACACGATTTGAAGAAATTTGTAAAAGAACTAGAACAACATAGAGGTCGCCATACAGAACTGGTTAGTGTATATGTTCCTTCTGGTTATGATATAATCAAGATTATACAGCACCTTGAACAAGAAAGAGGTACTGCTTCTAATATAAAATCAGCAGCCACACGTAAAAACGTTATTACTGCTTTAGAAAAAATGATCCAGCATCTAAGATTGTTTAAAAAAACACCAGATAATGGTTTAGCAGTTTTTGCAGGAAATGTATCTGAAAGAGAAGGCCAGGAAGATTTTGAAGTATGGAGTGTAGAACCTCCAGAATTATTAAAAACAAGAATCTATAGATGTGATAAAGAATTTCAATTAGAATTACTAAGAGATATGATGGATGTAAAAGAAGTTTATGGCTTGGTAATACTTGATAGGAGAGATGCTAACATTGCTTATCTAAAAGGAAAAACAATTGTTCCATTAAAATCAACACATTCAGAAGTTCCTGGAAAAACAAAAGCAGGAGGGCAATCTGCTGCTCGTTTTGAAAGATTAAGGGATGGCGCTGCTAAAGAACATTTCAAAAAAGTAGCAGAATATGTTAAAGAACAATTTTTAGATAATAAAAACCTAAAAGGAATTATAGTTGGAGGACCAGGACCAACAAAACACGACTGGGTTGATGGTGGTTATCTAACAGATCAGCTAAAACAAAAGATTATTGCAGTTAAAGATTTAGGTTATACAGGAGATTTTGGTTTACAGGAATTAGTTGACAAAAGCCAGGATGTTTTAGCAAACGAAGAACTTGTTTCTGAGAAAAAAATTATGCAAAGATTTTTGGATTTATTAGCAAAAAAACCAAACATAATTTCTTATGGTGAAAAAGAAGTTATGGAATTTCTAAAAACAGGTGTTGTTGAAATTATATTACTATCAGAAAAACTGGATGATAAAAAAATAGAAGAGTTTGAAGAAGAAGCAAACAAAGTTGGAACAGAGGTAAATATTATTTCAACAGAAACAAGAGAAGGGGTTCAATTAAAAGAGCTCGGTAAAGTAGCAGCTATTCTAAGATACGAACAACACCAGTAA
- the uppS gene encoding di-trans,poly-cis-decaprenylcistransferase: MEEKPLHVGIILDGNRRWAKNKGLMPWDGHKAGFDKLKELFEAAKEAEIKELSLYCFSTQNFSRDKKEVDFLMNIFVKAAEDLLKDKKVHENKVKIRFIGRLHMLPEKVQKAAKEVMEATKDYDNYIANFCVAYGGREEIVDAVNKVLKSGVDKVDEESFANYLYIQNSPDLIIRTSGEQRLSNFLTWHSTYSELFFLEKHWPDFEKQDLFDIVKEFKEKRQRRFGN; encoded by the coding sequence ATGGAAGAAAAGCCACTACACGTAGGAATAATTTTAGATGGCAATCGTAGATGGGCAAAAAATAAGGGATTAATGCCTTGGGATGGTCATAAGGCTGGTTTTGATAAACTAAAAGAATTGTTTGAAGCAGCAAAAGAAGCTGAAATTAAAGAATTAAGTTTATATTGTTTTTCAACACAAAATTTTTCAAGAGATAAAAAAGAAGTAGATTTTCTTATGAATATTTTTGTAAAGGCTGCAGAAGATTTATTAAAAGACAAAAAGGTTCATGAAAATAAGGTTAAGATAAGATTTATAGGGCGTCTTCATATGCTTCCTGAAAAAGTTCAGAAAGCCGCAAAAGAAGTTATGGAAGCTACAAAAGATTATGATAATTACATTGCAAACTTTTGTGTAGCTTATGGTGGAAGAGAGGAAATTGTTGATGCTGTAAATAAAGTTTTGAAATCTGGTGTTGATAAAGTAGATGAAGAGAGTTTTGCAAATTATCTTTATATCCAAAATTCACCTGATTTAATAATAAGAACATCAGGAGAACAAAGATTATCTAATTTTCTTACATGGCATTCAACTTATTCTGAACTTTTCTTTCTTGAAAAACATTGGCCTGATTTTGAAAAACAAGATTTGTTTGATATTGTAAAAGAATTTAAGGAAAAAAGGCAGAGAAGATTTGGTAATTAA